Proteins encoded by one window of Vampirovibrionales bacterium:
- a CDS encoding YqeG family HAD IIIA-type phosphatase gives MWLIPTLVAARVTDISIETLRALGVRGLIFDLDNTLMAPRSGRLDADISQWLAVLAAEGFQLACVSNNKRAAYCQSAQETLSMPVFGHARKPFGASLAAAVAQMGLSAHETLVVGDRPLTDIWGGRRIGAQTALVKPLMGPFEPPAIRFLRWMERRVVRVS, from the coding sequence ATGTGGTTAATCCCCACGCTGGTCGCCGCGCGCGTCACTGATATCTCGATAGAGACGCTGCGCGCTCTGGGCGTGCGCGGTCTGATTTTTGATCTGGACAATACCCTGATGGCCCCGCGCTCCGGGCGTCTTGACGCCGATATCTCGCAATGGCTGGCGGTGTTGGCGGCAGAAGGGTTTCAACTGGCGTGCGTCAGCAACAACAAACGCGCCGCCTACTGTCAATCGGCCCAGGAAACGCTGTCCATGCCGGTATTTGGTCATGCGCGCAAACCGTTTGGAGCCAGTCTGGCGGCGGCGGTCGCGCAAATGGGCTTGTCGGCCCATGAAACGCTCGTGGTGGGCGATCGCCCGCTGACCGATATCTGGGGCGGTCGGCGCATCGGCGCTCAAACCGCTCTGGTGAAACCGCTGATGGGGCCGTTTGAGCCGCCCGCCATCCGGTTTTTGCGATGGATGGAGCGGCGGGTTGTTCGCGTTTCGTAA
- a CDS encoding anhydro-N-acetylmuramic acid kinase → MFAFRNPREPLVALGLMSGTSADAIDACAARFCLGQDGRLSWEILATATRPFEDDLRARLLRLLEDTPASASEFCALNAELGEAFAQAALAAMAAGGLRAQDIDVIGSHGQTLAHMPPGSASVSGTLQLAEPAIIAARTSILTIADFRQADMAAGGHGAPLVPLADRWLFQQPDSGCAMQNIGGVGNVTLLPPKNAGRPIRAFDTGPGNLLIDAAMRRLFDASMDRDGTIAASGACCQSLLSALNAHPAVRAFLDAAPPKSTGRDLFNEALLESALSACGDASAADIIATLTAFTAQTIADSLARWGADPAEDIRTLIIGGGGAKNPTLMRFLDSRLRAFGRPIALKTHADYGIPNAYKEALAFALLAWASLCGAAGAVPSCTGARYGALLGKFMWGGAPARVLE, encoded by the coding sequence TTGTTCGCGTTTCGTAATCCACGCGAGCCCCTGGTCGCCTTGGGCCTCATGTCGGGCACGTCCGCCGACGCCATCGACGCGTGCGCGGCGCGTTTTTGCTTAGGTCAGGACGGTCGGCTGTCATGGGAAATTCTCGCGACAGCGACGCGCCCTTTTGAAGACGACCTGCGCGCGCGTCTCCTGCGGCTGTTAGAGGATACGCCGGCCAGCGCCAGCGAATTCTGCGCCCTGAACGCCGAACTCGGCGAGGCCTTTGCGCAGGCCGCTCTGGCGGCCATGGCGGCAGGCGGGCTGCGCGCCCAAGATATAGACGTCATTGGCTCGCACGGTCAAACGCTGGCGCACATGCCGCCGGGCAGCGCCTCAGTGTCAGGGACGCTTCAACTGGCAGAACCCGCTATTATCGCGGCGCGCACCTCTATCCTGACGATTGCGGACTTTCGACAGGCGGATATGGCCGCCGGCGGTCACGGCGCGCCCCTCGTCCCGCTGGCGGATCGCTGGCTCTTCCAGCAGCCCGACAGCGGCTGCGCCATGCAGAATATCGGCGGCGTGGGCAATGTCACGCTTCTCCCGCCTAAAAATGCCGGACGCCCGATTCGCGCTTTCGATACGGGACCGGGCAATCTGCTGATTGACGCGGCGATGCGCCGCCTGTTTGACGCGTCGATGGATCGCGACGGGACGATCGCAGCCAGCGGGGCGTGTTGTCAATCGTTGTTATCAGCGCTCAATGCGCATCCAGCGGTGCGGGCGTTTTTAGACGCGGCGCCGCCCAAATCCACCGGGCGCGATTTATTCAATGAGGCGTTACTGGAATCGGCTCTGAGCGCGTGCGGTGACGCGTCGGCGGCGGATATTATCGCGACGCTCACGGCCTTTACGGCTCAGACGATTGCCGACTCTCTGGCGCGCTGGGGCGCTGATCCCGCAGAGGATATCCGCACGCTGATTATTGGGGGCGGCGGCGCGAAAAATCCGACGTTGATGCGCTTTCTGGACAGTCGCCTCCGTGCATTCGGGCGTCCCATCGCTCTTAAAACCCATGCCGATTACGGGATTCCTAACGCTTATAAAGAAGCGCTCGCCTTCGCGCTCTTGGCGTGGGCCTCGCTCTGCGGAGCGGCAGGCGCCGTGCCGTCGTGTACTGGCGCGCGCTATGGCGCCCTTCTGGGTAAATTCATGTGGGGCGGCGCGCCTGCGCGCGTGCTAGAATAG
- a CDS encoding bacterioferritin, with amino-acid sequence MSCHASSDVYDFDCEAVIAQLNHILESEMAGVVRYTHYSFMVFGMERLPLQVWLQQQASESLLHSQQAGELITHLGGHPSLKIGTLLESHKHDTRSILEEALAHESEAIYAYRRLLDLVKDKSVLIEEFARQHIFQEEQHIGDVRKMMR; translated from the coding sequence ATGTCCTGCCATGCGTCGTCTGATGTGTATGATTTCGATTGTGAAGCCGTTATCGCCCAGCTGAACCATATTCTGGAGAGCGAAATGGCGGGCGTGGTGCGCTATACGCATTATTCGTTCATGGTATTCGGCATGGAGCGTTTGCCGCTGCAAGTCTGGCTTCAGCAACAGGCAAGCGAATCGCTTCTGCACTCGCAGCAGGCGGGCGAACTGATTACGCATCTGGGTGGACACCCCTCGCTGAAGATTGGCACGCTGCTGGAAAGTCATAAGCACGACACGCGCAGTATTCTCGAAGAAGCGCTGGCTCATGAGTCCGAAGCCATTTACGCTTACCGCCGCCTGCTGGATCTGGTGAAAGACAAGTCGGTTTTGATCGAGGAATTCGCGCGTCAGCATATCTTTCAGGAAGAGCAGCACATTGGCGACGTGCGCAAAATGATGCGCTGA
- the rimO gene encoding 30S ribosomal protein S12 methylthiotransferase RimO has translation MTTSSLTPVPSPIAPEGADALALPVKAQKIGFVHLGCPKNLVDTETMLGALTQDGHTIVADESEADVVLVNTCAFIEKAQAESVEALAQLAEQGKKLLIAGCLAQKFQGDLLTLFPEAQAVVGTHHVGDIARILRQSQQGERVLAIQQDPDYLLQEDHQRRHITSGAWAYVKIAEGCDYRCSFCIIPSLRGAFRSRPLQNVVENARSLAQSGVREIILVGQDATSYGKEFGLTLADLLRALNTVDGLDWIRVMYAYPTLVSDDLLTAIAECDRVVKYLDCPLQHSHPDILRRMRRPSFDVEAFADRARARIPGVALRSSFIVGFPGETQAHFEHLQGVLQRARFERLGVFEYSDVEGADSRDLDGKVAKKEIAARRRTLMAAQQGIAYAHNQALVGQTLAVLIDSQNSYGQLIGRTAWDAPEVDNSVLLKDPDGQTLPGDLVQARVTSAGPYDLKGVVVA, from the coding sequence ATGACGACATCTTCTCTTACGCCCGTCCCCTCCCCCATCGCCCCTGAGGGCGCCGATGCGCTGGCCTTGCCCGTCAAAGCTCAAAAAATCGGCTTTGTGCATCTGGGGTGTCCGAAAAATCTGGTGGACACGGAAACCATGTTAGGCGCTCTCACGCAGGACGGTCATACGATTGTGGCCGACGAGTCGGAGGCGGACGTAGTGCTGGTTAACACCTGCGCCTTTATCGAAAAAGCGCAGGCCGAATCGGTCGAGGCGCTGGCCCAGTTGGCTGAACAAGGCAAAAAACTGCTGATTGCCGGCTGTCTGGCGCAAAAATTCCAGGGCGATCTGCTCACGCTTTTCCCTGAGGCGCAGGCTGTTGTCGGTACGCATCATGTCGGCGATATTGCCCGCATCCTGCGCCAAAGCCAGCAAGGCGAGCGCGTGCTGGCGATTCAGCAGGATCCAGACTATCTCCTGCAGGAAGATCATCAGCGACGTCATATCACCTCGGGCGCGTGGGCATACGTGAAAATTGCCGAAGGCTGCGACTATCGTTGCTCGTTTTGTATTATTCCCTCGTTGCGCGGGGCGTTTCGCAGCCGTCCGCTGCAAAACGTGGTGGAAAATGCCCGCAGTCTGGCACAAAGCGGCGTGCGCGAGATTATTCTGGTCGGGCAAGACGCCACCAGTTACGGCAAAGAATTCGGCCTGACGCTTGCCGATTTGCTGCGTGCGCTCAACACGGTGGACGGCCTCGACTGGATTCGCGTCATGTACGCTTACCCTACGCTGGTCAGCGACGATCTTCTGACCGCCATCGCCGAGTGCGATCGCGTCGTTAAATATCTCGATTGCCCTCTACAGCACAGCCATCCAGACATTTTGCGCCGCATGCGCCGCCCGTCGTTCGATGTAGAGGCCTTTGCGGATCGCGCCCGCGCGCGCATCCCGGGCGTGGCCCTGCGCAGTTCCTTCATCGTCGGATTCCCCGGCGAGACGCAGGCGCATTTCGAGCATCTGCAAGGCGTGTTGCAACGCGCGCGATTTGAGCGCCTGGGCGTCTTTGAATATTCTGACGTGGAGGGGGCCGACAGCCGTGATCTGGACGGTAAGGTCGCCAAAAAAGAAATCGCTGCGCGCCGCCGCACGTTGATGGCCGCGCAACAGGGCATCGCCTATGCGCATAATCAGGCGCTGGTGGGCCAAACGCTTGCGGTGCTGATCGATTCGCAGAATTCGTATGGCCAGCTCATCGGGCGCACGGCCTGGGATGCGCCGGAAGTGGATAACAGCGTCCTGCTTAAAGACCCCGATGGACAGACGCTGCCCGGCGATCTGGTTCAGGCGCGCGTGACATCCGCCGGTCCGTATGATCTCAAGGGCGTGGTGGTTGCCTAA
- a CDS encoding insulinase family protein, producing MRGQAIGRCVGALYLALSLGGMTLNGLACAAAPEGASAKNLGVPAPASAATADHGIHTFQLPSGQTLYVKESRDLPVVTIDTWVKTGSVNETDATNGVSHFLEHLIFKGADAMSAADINQRIEAYGGRFNAATSDDFTHYYISAPSRFLEPLLAIHAAMLQRASIPPQELDRERKVVQEEINMDDDKPQRRLMMTLSRLMFAGHGYAYDTLGTREGIGSVPRARILNYYHYWYRPQHMNTVIVGDVSPQRAAALVQKYFPANGFKGASVSAAPATVASDPNAYSAPPVGKPAGPQDIQTRVLADPNISQAYATLAFLGPDVENRQASCALDVAMMALASGRSSRLYKELKERQNLVNSIEGGNWTMRYAGLLYVAAETAPEKLAQSQAEIVRMVQELRANGITNEELEKAKIQTLKDFAFLNESTDGVANTIGYNVTIGSLSDYTDYVQRIQAVTREEAQAALAQYLDFNRAVWVAAIPKDAASLGAPPAEEARMKALLANAALAISQPASKSAAASASASTATGAMSILREKLPNGLTLILKNKPDADTVAVKVMMRGGRAAERIPGVAQLTAQLLQKGTSARQAEALNRELESRGMSLSASAAEDYLDVTGTAVAGDLGELLLILQDVLTHPAFRADDFAKERDALAQSLKASRDEPASLALENLGQSLYPRHPYGNLGRRVETRLNEIQPEDIRRFYEALAQPDNLVVTVVGRADPDAIRAWLLAAFGAKSSAAATPLPLAPPVETLSANKTIQDAKPRQSAAWIAQGWLAPAISSPDYAPVKALNALLGMGMSSRLFHELREKQGLAYVVSSYYPSLRDQSRLALYIGADPKNRARALAGFQREVQRLQSAPPDARELQQAKDKLMGAFLLDHESNARQAYYLGLFELLGVGYQFDQRYGQLIQRVTPADIQRVARSLFSKPMVLSIVEPAAGPAPAAPKND from the coding sequence GTGAGAGGACAAGCCATCGGGCGTTGCGTCGGGGCGCTCTATCTCGCCCTGTCATTAGGGGGAATGACCCTCAACGGGCTGGCGTGCGCCGCCGCGCCAGAAGGCGCTTCTGCGAAAAACCTTGGCGTCCCCGCGCCAGCGTCTGCAGCGACTGCCGACCACGGTATTCACACGTTTCAGCTACCTTCGGGGCAAACGCTGTACGTAAAAGAGAGCCGCGACTTGCCCGTGGTGACGATCGACACCTGGGTCAAAACCGGCTCAGTGAATGAAACCGACGCCACCAACGGCGTGTCTCATTTTCTGGAGCATCTGATTTTTAAAGGCGCCGACGCCATGAGCGCCGCCGATATCAATCAGCGTATCGAGGCTTATGGCGGTCGCTTCAACGCCGCCACCAGCGATGACTTTACGCATTACTACATCAGCGCCCCCTCGCGCTTTCTGGAGCCGTTGCTCGCCATTCATGCGGCGATGCTGCAACGCGCCTCCATCCCGCCGCAGGAACTTGACCGCGAGCGCAAGGTGGTTCAGGAAGAAATCAACATGGACGACGACAAGCCGCAGCGTCGGCTGATGATGACCCTCTCGCGCCTGATGTTCGCCGGTCATGGGTACGCTTATGACACGCTGGGCACGCGCGAAGGCATCGGGTCGGTTCCACGCGCGCGAATCCTCAACTATTACCATTACTGGTACCGTCCGCAACACATGAATACCGTGATTGTGGGCGACGTCTCGCCACAACGCGCCGCCGCGCTGGTCCAGAAATATTTTCCCGCCAACGGCTTCAAGGGGGCCTCCGTCTCTGCGGCTCCTGCTACCGTTGCAAGCGATCCGAACGCCTATAGCGCCCCCCCTGTGGGAAAACCGGCCGGACCGCAGGACATTCAGACCCGGGTTCTGGCGGACCCGAATATATCGCAGGCCTATGCCACGCTGGCGTTTTTGGGACCCGATGTTGAAAACCGCCAGGCAAGCTGCGCACTCGATGTCGCAATGATGGCGCTGGCCTCCGGGCGCAGTTCGCGCCTGTATAAAGAGTTGAAAGAGCGGCAAAATCTCGTCAACAGCATTGAAGGCGGCAACTGGACCATGCGTTACGCTGGTCTGCTCTATGTCGCCGCTGAAACGGCCCCGGAAAAGCTGGCCCAGTCGCAGGCCGAAATCGTCCGCATGGTCCAGGAATTGCGCGCAAACGGCATTACCAACGAAGAGCTGGAAAAAGCGAAAATCCAGACGCTGAAAGACTTCGCCTTTCTGAATGAATCCACCGACGGGGTAGCCAACACGATTGGCTATAACGTCACCATTGGCTCACTGAGCGACTATACCGATTATGTTCAGCGAATTCAGGCCGTGACGCGAGAAGAGGCGCAAGCCGCGCTCGCACAATACCTCGACTTTAACCGTGCGGTGTGGGTGGCGGCGATCCCCAAAGACGCTGCCAGTCTCGGCGCCCCCCCGGCAGAAGAAGCGCGGATGAAAGCGCTGCTTGCCAACGCCGCCCTTGCCATCTCACAACCTGCCTCCAAATCGGCTGCTGCGTCGGCGTCCGCGTCTACGGCCACTGGTGCGATGAGCATCCTGCGCGAAAAGTTGCCGAATGGCCTGACGCTGATCCTCAAAAACAAGCCGGACGCCGATACGGTCGCCGTTAAGGTAATGATGCGCGGCGGACGCGCGGCGGAACGCATTCCCGGCGTGGCGCAACTCACCGCACAACTGTTGCAGAAAGGCACCAGCGCCCGTCAGGCCGAAGCCTTGAACCGCGAACTCGAATCGCGCGGCATGTCTCTCAGCGCTTCGGCGGCGGAAGATTATCTCGACGTGACGGGAACCGCCGTGGCGGGGGATTTGGGCGAACTGTTGCTGATTCTGCAGGACGTTCTTACCCATCCGGCCTTCCGCGCAGATGATTTCGCAAAAGAGCGCGACGCGCTGGCCCAATCGCTGAAGGCCAGCCGCGACGAGCCCGCCTCGCTGGCGCTGGAAAATCTCGGCCAATCGCTCTATCCCCGTCATCCCTATGGGAATCTGGGGCGACGGGTGGAGACGCGTCTGAATGAGATTCAGCCAGAAGACATCCGCCGCTTTTATGAGGCGCTTGCGCAACCGGACAATCTGGTAGTGACGGTCGTCGGCCGCGCCGATCCCGATGCGATTCGCGCGTGGCTGCTGGCGGCTTTTGGCGCCAAATCGTCTGCCGCTGCGACCCCCTTACCGCTGGCGCCGCCGGTTGAAACGCTGTCCGCCAATAAAACCATCCAGGACGCCAAACCCCGGCAATCCGCCGCCTGGATAGCCCAAGGCTGGCTCGCTCCCGCGATCAGCTCGCCGGATTACGCCCCGGTGAAGGCGCTGAATGCCTTGCTTGGCATGGGCATGAGTTCGCGCCTTTTCCATGAATTGCGCGAAAAACAGGGGCTGGCCTACGTGGTGTCGAGCTATTATCCCAGCTTGCGCGACCAAAGCCGTCTGGCGCTGTATATCGGCGCGGATCCCAAAAATCGCGCGCGCGCGCTAGCGGGCTTCCAGCGCGAAGTTCAGCGCCTGCAAAGCGCTCCGCCAGACGCCCGCGAGTTGCAACAAGCCAAAGACAAGCTGATGGGCGCTTTCCTGCTCGATCATGAAAGCAACGCCCGTCAGGCCTATTACTTGGGCTTGTTTGAACTGCTGGGCGTCGGCTACCAGTTTGATCAGCGTTATGGTCAGCTGATCCAGCGCGTCACGCCCGCAGATATCCAGCGCGTGGCGCGGAGCCTCTTCTCAAAGCCAATGGTCCTGTCGATCGTCGAACCTGCCGCCGGGCCCGCGCCTGCTGCGCCTAAAAACGATTAG
- the thrB gene encoding homoserine kinase, whose product MTLRFRAPATSANLGPGFDSFGLALTLYNHFAFTLAERDAVVVSDASTVNTKGLSVAPQDNLAFQALDRLYAEWGRSRPPVTLEITAHIPLARGLGSSSTAIVAALAAGLELSGESASRCDLLRLASELEGHPDNVAPALLGGVTLCDGSAGRMRCYSLPWPDEWGLMAIAPSDRLLTEDGRQALPESYSREDAVFNLRKSSVFVYSLMRADPEAFADSLSDRLHQPYRGPLIRDFEPVRALARQAGAFGVVISGSGSSLLAFYPKNAESALTAALQAYQRDRGENLRILPLGLDTEGVQREI is encoded by the coding sequence GTGACGCTTCGTTTTCGCGCCCCAGCCACCAGCGCCAATCTGGGCCCCGGCTTTGATAGCTTTGGCCTGGCCTTGACCCTGTATAATCATTTCGCCTTCACGCTGGCCGAACGGGACGCGGTCGTCGTCAGTGACGCGTCCACCGTCAACACCAAGGGTTTAAGTGTCGCGCCGCAAGACAATCTGGCGTTTCAGGCGCTGGATCGACTTTATGCGGAGTGGGGGCGCTCACGTCCGCCCGTAACACTGGAAATTACCGCTCACATCCCACTGGCGCGCGGTTTGGGAAGCAGTTCGACGGCGATTGTGGCGGCGCTGGCGGCAGGACTCGAACTCAGCGGCGAATCCGCGTCGCGCTGCGACTTGCTGCGTCTGGCCAGCGAACTGGAAGGGCATCCTGATAACGTGGCCCCGGCGCTGTTAGGCGGCGTGACCCTGTGCGATGGCTCTGCCGGGCGGATGCGTTGCTATTCGCTGCCGTGGCCGGACGAGTGGGGTTTGATGGCCATTGCGCCCTCCGATCGTCTGTTGACCGAGGACGGCCGCCAAGCGCTGCCTGAAAGCTATTCGCGCGAAGATGCGGTCTTTAATCTGCGCAAATCCAGCGTGTTCGTTTACAGTCTGATGCGCGCCGACCCGGAGGCCTTCGCCGATAGTTTGTCAGACCGTCTGCATCAGCCGTATCGAGGGCCCTTGATTCGCGATTTTGAACCCGTCCGCGCGCTGGCCCGGCAAGCGGGCGCCTTTGGGGTGGTGATCAGCGGATCGGGCTCGTCGTTGCTCGCGTTCTATCCCAAAAACGCCGAATCTGCGCTGACAGCGGCATTACAGGCGTACCAGCGCGACCGTGGCGAAAATCTGCGTATTTTACCGTTGGGCCTGGACACCGAAGGCGTTCAACGCGAAATTTAA
- a CDS encoding ferrous iron transport protein A, translating to MPISLEQARVGADFDIATIEDPTIALMALRLGIQAGQRVTLSSRLPGGPSVLRRGGQEIALGRDICKGIQVSDPCPALAV from the coding sequence ATGCCGATTTCCCTGGAACAGGCGCGCGTCGGCGCCGATTTTGACATCGCGACGATTGAGGATCCCACTATTGCGCTCATGGCGCTTCGTCTGGGGATTCAGGCCGGTCAGCGCGTGACGCTTTCTTCGCGCCTGCCGGGCGGACCCTCTGTTCTGCGCCGTGGCGGGCAAGAAATCGCGCTGGGTCGCGACATCTGCAAAGGGATTCAGGTCAGCGATCCGTGCCCGGCCTTGGCCGTATGA
- the feoB gene encoding ferrous iron transport protein B, translating to MNAADALTSASAREALTGLHLTASTDPPALDAAATDSAVPLEGLKTVVLAGNPNVGKSVFFNAFTGQYVNVSNFPGTTVDIPHGRAHLAGEDVALQDTPGVYGLSGFSEEETVAEQAILAADAVINVVSALNLERDLFLTQQLIDYGKPLLVALNQMDEAAQRGMRIDVGALSRLLGVPVIPCVAIQGEGVDSVAARLGEARLGAVTPDAPASSQIAELEANPAQRLHLYGLRRQYVNAIVSRVLSLDPGLETTRAQRASRRLGDWLMRPLPGALSLAIALLALYQVVGVWVAGDLVGLTEGTLMLGVVSPLIQQAVGSLFAPSSWPYELLAGEFGVLTMSLQYIVGVLFPLVLAFYVYISLLEDCGYLPRIAVLSDSMLSRLGLNGRAVIPMILGFGCVTMATVSTRALTSQRERTIASTLLAITVPCSAQLAVIMTLMAMAGGLKGWLIYLATLFFIFTLLGTILNRLLPGRSSALMLDLPPMRLPSVQNVARKTWTRTKAFMLEAAPLFVLGSAVVAILQTSGALAWIQQWLAPLTVQALRLPPETARVFVMGLVRRDFGAAGLLTLADHMSAAQILTALIVITLFVPCIASAAIFWKERGIREAAMILGGSWLLAFGAGTILSRLLAFAPL from the coding sequence ATGAACGCAGCGGATGCCTTAACGAGCGCCTCTGCTCGCGAGGCCTTGACGGGCCTTCATCTGACGGCATCTACCGATCCGCCCGCCCTTGACGCCGCCGCTACCGACAGCGCTGTACCTCTAGAAGGCCTCAAAACCGTAGTTTTAGCGGGCAATCCCAATGTGGGCAAGTCCGTTTTCTTTAACGCCTTTACCGGGCAGTACGTCAACGTCTCTAATTTCCCCGGTACGACAGTTGATATTCCCCATGGCCGTGCGCATCTGGCGGGCGAAGACGTCGCCTTGCAAGATACGCCGGGCGTGTACGGTCTGTCGGGTTTCAGCGAAGAGGAGACCGTCGCCGAACAGGCGATTCTGGCGGCGGATGCGGTCATTAACGTCGTCAGCGCGTTGAATCTTGAGCGCGATTTGTTTCTGACCCAGCAACTCATTGATTACGGCAAGCCGCTTCTGGTTGCGCTGAATCAGATGGATGAAGCCGCCCAGCGCGGCATGCGCATTGATGTTGGCGCGCTGTCGCGCCTGCTCGGCGTGCCGGTGATCCCGTGCGTGGCAATTCAGGGAGAAGGCGTCGATAGCGTCGCTGCCCGTCTAGGTGAGGCCCGCCTCGGCGCCGTAACGCCCGATGCGCCTGCGTCATCGCAGATTGCCGAACTGGAGGCCAATCCGGCGCAGCGACTGCACCTGTATGGGCTGCGACGGCAATACGTCAATGCCATTGTTTCGCGCGTTCTAAGCCTGGATCCGGGACTGGAAACCACTCGCGCGCAACGCGCCTCACGTCGTTTGGGCGATTGGCTGATGCGCCCGCTGCCGGGAGCGCTGTCGCTGGCGATCGCCTTGCTGGCTCTGTATCAAGTTGTCGGCGTCTGGGTCGCGGGCGATTTAGTCGGCTTGACCGAAGGCACGCTGATGCTGGGAGTCGTCAGCCCGTTGATTCAACAAGCGGTTGGCTCGCTGTTTGCGCCGTCGAGCTGGCCCTATGAGTTGCTGGCGGGAGAATTCGGCGTTCTGACAATGAGTCTGCAATACATCGTGGGCGTGTTGTTCCCGCTGGTGCTGGCGTTCTACGTGTATATTTCGCTGCTGGAAGATTGCGGCTATCTGCCGCGCATCGCCGTGCTGTCAGACAGCATGCTCAGTCGTCTGGGGCTCAACGGCCGCGCGGTGATTCCGATGATTCTGGGCTTTGGCTGCGTGACGATGGCCACAGTCTCCACGCGCGCGCTGACGTCTCAGCGTGAACGGACGATTGCCTCTACGCTGCTGGCCATTACGGTACCGTGCTCGGCTCAACTCGCGGTCATTATGACGCTGATGGCCATGGCAGGCGGCCTGAAGGGCTGGTTAATCTATCTGGCGACGCTGTTTTTCATTTTCACCCTGCTGGGAACCATTCTCAATCGCCTGCTGCCGGGGCGATCCTCGGCGCTGATGCTGGACTTGCCGCCCATGCGATTGCCCTCTGTCCAAAACGTCGCGCGAAAAACATGGACGCGTACCAAGGCCTTCATGCTGGAAGCCGCGCCTTTATTTGTCCTGGGTTCGGCGGTGGTGGCTATATTACAAACCTCGGGCGCGCTGGCCTGGATTCAGCAATGGCTTGCCCCGCTCACGGTGCAAGCCTTACGCCTACCGCCGGAAACGGCCCGCGTGTTCGTCATGGGTCTGGTGCGGCGAGATTTCGGCGCCGCCGGGCTATTGACGCTGGCGGATCACATGAGCGCCGCTCAGATTTTGACCGCCCTGATCGTCATTACGCTTTTTGTGCCCTGCATCGCCTCTGCCGCGATTTTCTGGAAAGAGCGCGGCATACGCGAAGCGGCCATGATCCTGGGTGGATCATGGCTGCTTGCATTTGGGGCAGGAACCATACTCAGTCGCCTGTTAGCGTTCGCGCCCCTCTAA
- a CDS encoding GNAT family N-acetyltransferase, translated as MTAENLPPFCLAGAPSPHAIGETIVTWTTPEEMAQGWEVVCQMYPDMSLETYQQRLAEALKRGYRQFACLSSQGRCLGVAGLWLFTRVWCGLQADIDTLVVDRNARSAGIGKRLLAACLEEARTHGARVATLDTYVENIDSHRFYHREGFAIRGYHFVKGLETADSINCHGRSS; from the coding sequence ATGACTGCTGAAAACCTGCCGCCGTTCTGCCTTGCAGGCGCGCCCTCGCCCCACGCAATCGGCGAGACGATTGTCACGTGGACAACGCCCGAAGAAATGGCGCAGGGCTGGGAGGTCGTCTGCCAGATGTATCCAGACATGTCGCTCGAAACCTATCAGCAAAGACTCGCAGAAGCGCTCAAGCGCGGGTATCGCCAGTTCGCCTGTCTGTCTTCACAGGGGCGATGCCTGGGGGTTGCCGGGCTGTGGTTGTTTACGCGCGTCTGGTGCGGGCTACAGGCCGATATTGATACCCTTGTCGTTGACCGTAACGCCAGAAGCGCCGGTATTGGGAAGCGGCTTCTGGCCGCCTGTCTTGAGGAGGCGCGCACGCATGGGGCGCGCGTGGCGACGCTCGACACGTATGTGGAGAACATCGATTCCCATCGCTTTTACCATCGAGAAGGCTTTGCGATTCGCGGTTACCATTTTGTGAAGGGTCTCGAAACAGCCGACTCCATCAACTGTCACGGACGATCCTCCTAA
- a CDS encoding flagellar biosynthetic protein FliR has translation MAVAASFDLMMQGMTRLLAQHGASLDHGLLVFARVLAFLVMAPVFNRRDIPFNVKLSFGVMLTCMLLWIIPIDTAHSPMQWAQKGNMGPFVLLLAVNATVGALLGFIADMILRAVYAAGSLMNNQIGLSSAMIFDPSSRAQVMLLERLFGFLATLGFLYIGGAYWLILALKRSFDVFPLLAMNPDIVGRINLEYLVTVSGNVLHIGTILAAPILVVTLAIDVILGIVNRTAQQIPVFQLSFALKPCIGVAVFLATLPLFMQAMMNFLMEYASFF, from the coding sequence ATGGCTGTCGCCGCCAGTTTTGACCTGATGATGCAAGGCATGACCCGCCTGCTGGCCCAGCATGGCGCTTCGCTCGATCATGGCCTGCTCGTCTTTGCCCGGGTGCTGGCCTTTCTCGTGATGGCCCCCGTCTTCAACCGGCGCGATATCCCCTTTAACGTCAAGCTCTCGTTCGGCGTGATGTTGACCTGTATGCTGCTCTGGATTATCCCGATTGATACGGCGCATTCGCCGATGCAATGGGCGCAAAAGGGCAACATGGGGCCATTTGTGTTGTTGCTGGCCGTCAACGCCACCGTCGGCGCTTTACTGGGCTTCATTGCCGATATGATTTTACGCGCCGTCTATGCGGCTGGCAGCTTAATGAACAACCAGATAGGCCTGTCGTCGGCCATGATTTTTGATCCGTCCAGTCGCGCGCAAGTGATGCTACTGGAGCGGCTGTTCGGCTTTCTGGCGACGTTGGGCTTTCTGTATATCGGCGGGGCCTACTGGTTGATTCTGGCGCTGAAGCGCTCGTTTGACGTTTTTCCGTTGCTGGCCATGAATCCAGATATTGTCGGGCGGATTAATCTGGAATATCTGGTCACGGTGTCGGGCAACGTGCTGCACATCGGCACGATTCTGGCTGCGCCGATTCTGGTGGTGACGCTGGCCATTGACGTCATTTTGGGGATCGTTAACCGCACCGCCCAGCAGATTCCGGTATTTCAACTGAGTTTTGCGCTCAAGCCCTGTATCGGGGTCGCCGTGTTTCTGGCCACGCTGCCGTTGTTTATGCAGGCGATGATGAACTTCCTGATGGAGTACGCCTCGTTTTTCTAA